A genomic segment from Vagococcus zengguangii encodes:
- a CDS encoding lactonase family protein — MLMETILLGTYTKRTSEGIYQATLDTDNQLIKDVKLIAVADSPTYLGVSNQNFLYAVTKEDTFGGVAVYELVEGDYHLRQQLLEEGAPPCYIGVDNERGLIFDANYHRGLVHAYKILEDGTLELRDTAIHSGQGPHPNQNAPHAHYADLTPDKRLVSCDLGTDEVHVYDVSEEGHLTEAAVFKTEVGAGPRHIVFHPTLNLAYIIGELNNTITVVTYNRETGEMTAKQTISTLPNTDVESSGGAIRISSDGRFLYASNRGHNSIAIFSISENGEELSLVDVVASAGDFPRDFTLNKTEDFLICSHQESDNLVLFSRSKETGKLTMISQDTLAPECVCTYMI, encoded by the coding sequence ATGTTAATGGAAACAATTCTCTTAGGAACCTATACAAAAAGAACGAGTGAAGGTATTTACCAAGCAACACTTGATACCGATAACCAATTAATTAAAGATGTCAAATTGATAGCGGTTGCGGATTCCCCTACTTATTTAGGAGTTAGTAATCAAAACTTTTTATATGCTGTAACTAAAGAAGATACGTTCGGTGGCGTCGCTGTCTATGAATTAGTCGAAGGCGACTATCACTTACGTCAACAACTATTAGAAGAAGGGGCACCTCCTTGCTATATTGGTGTTGATAACGAGCGCGGTTTAATTTTCGATGCTAATTATCATCGTGGCTTAGTTCATGCCTACAAAATTTTAGAAGACGGTACATTAGAACTGCGCGATACTGCAATCCATAGCGGTCAAGGTCCACATCCAAACCAAAATGCTCCTCATGCTCATTACGCAGACTTAACACCTGACAAACGCCTAGTTTCTTGTGACTTAGGAACGGATGAAGTACATGTCTATGACGTGAGCGAAGAAGGTCATTTAACCGAAGCAGCAGTATTTAAAACCGAAGTAGGTGCAGGACCTCGTCACATCGTCTTCCATCCAACACTAAATTTAGCCTACATTATCGGTGAGTTAAATAATACTATCACAGTCGTGACTTATAATCGTGAAACTGGTGAAATGACTGCTAAACAAACTATTTCTACGTTACCAAATACTGATGTTGAAAGTAGTGGCGGTGCGATTCGTATTTCTAGCGATGGTCGTTTCCTATACGCCTCAAACCGTGGCCATAACTCTATTGCAATCTTCTCAATTAGCGAAAACGGTGAAGAGTTGTCGTTAGTGGACGTGGTTGCTTCAGCAGGCGATTTCCCACGAGACTTCACTCTAAATAAAACGGAAGATTTCTTAATTTGTTCTCACCAAGAGTCAGATAATTTAGTCTTATTCAGCCGTTCAAAAGAAACAGGTAAGTTAACGATGATCAGTCAAGACACATTAGCTCCTGAATGTGTTTGCACCTACATGATTTAA
- a CDS encoding PTS glucitol/sorbitol transporter subunit IIA, which produces MVENSIVSIGEQAVSSQDNMLILFDESATKDINNVAVIHVNKQEQSTYQLEVGHTLTFGDQDYTVIELGERVNASLEMMGHATLFFKERTDEDLLANAIYLSPATLPTLEVGMKLTFN; this is translated from the coding sequence ATGGTAGAAAATTCAATCGTTTCAATTGGCGAACAGGCCGTTTCAAGTCAAGATAATATGTTGATTTTATTTGATGAATCAGCAACGAAGGACATTAATAATGTAGCAGTTATTCACGTTAATAAACAAGAGCAATCGACTTATCAATTAGAAGTAGGTCACACATTGACATTTGGTGATCAAGATTACACAGTGATAGAGTTGGGTGAACGAGTGAATGCATCTTTAGAGATGATGGGGCATGCTACACTTTTCTTTAAAGAGAGAACCGATGAAGATTTATTAGCAAATGCGATTTATTTATCACCGGCTACGCTGCCAACTTTAGAAGTTGGTATGAAATTAACTTTTAACTAA
- a CDS encoding AI-2E family transporter, whose amino-acid sequence MEKFKRPTPSWFWKLFLNSKTVTGLVILILVLIAIFLFNKVSYLFTPILQFIGIIGAPLVFAGILYYLLDPVVNWLEKKGLSRVWGISLIFVAIIALIVWGVVILVPMLQDQIISFSNNWPGYWETIQNKGSDILKHPLLAQYADQIEKVSKNFFDSFGSMIKDFSKNTVSGIGSFIGVMTTVFLTVATGPIILFYLLKDGNELSHYIEKFLPSKSRKPIMQILMDINEKVSSYIRGQLLVAFVVAILFMVGFKIVGLEYGVTLGILAGFMNLIPYLGSFLAMIPAIILAIVAGPMMIVNVLIVFSVEQFIEGRFVSPLILGNQLEIHPITIIFVLLTAGKVFGVAGVILGVPGYAAVKVIATHLFNWYVERSKLYDQEDKERLIKKPEA is encoded by the coding sequence ATGGAAAAGTTTAAACGTCCAACGCCATCTTGGTTTTGGAAATTATTTTTAAATAGTAAAACAGTGACAGGGTTAGTTATTCTAATTTTAGTGTTGATTGCTATTTTCTTATTTAACAAGGTGTCATACTTGTTTACACCAATTTTACAATTTATTGGGATTATTGGTGCGCCGTTAGTATTTGCAGGAATTCTTTATTACTTGCTTGATCCTGTCGTCAACTGGTTAGAGAAAAAAGGTTTGTCGCGCGTTTGGGGAATTTCGCTAATTTTTGTCGCGATTATTGCCTTAATTGTTTGGGGAGTCGTAATCTTGGTGCCAATGTTACAGGATCAAATAATTAGTTTTAGTAATAACTGGCCAGGTTACTGGGAAACAATTCAGAATAAAGGTAGTGATATTTTAAAACATCCACTACTGGCGCAATATGCTGATCAAATTGAAAAAGTTAGCAAAAATTTCTTTGATTCATTTGGTTCTATGATTAAAGATTTTTCAAAAAATACAGTTTCTGGCATTGGTAGCTTTATTGGTGTGATGACGACGGTCTTTTTAACAGTTGCAACGGGTCCAATTATTCTTTTCTATTTACTTAAGGACGGTAATGAACTGAGTCACTACATTGAAAAGTTTTTACCAAGTAAATCTAGAAAGCCTATCATGCAAATATTAATGGATATTAATGAAAAAGTCTCTAGTTATATTCGTGGGCAATTATTAGTCGCGTTTGTGGTGGCTATTTTATTCATGGTTGGGTTTAAAATCGTTGGTTTAGAGTATGGCGTGACATTGGGGATATTAGCAGGATTTATGAACTTAATCCCATATTTAGGATCGTTCTTAGCGATGATTCCAGCAATCATTTTAGCGATTGTTGCAGGTCCGATGATGATTGTCAATGTGCTAATTGTTTTTTCAGTTGAGCAGTTTATTGAGGGACGTTTTGTTTCACCTTTAATTTTAGGAAATCAATTGGAAATTCATCCGATAACGATTATTTTTGTGTTGTTAACAGCAGGAAAAGTTTTTGGGGTAGCTGGTGTCATCTTAGGAGTTCCGGGATATGCAGCCGTAAAAGTTATTGCGACTCACTTATTTAATTGGTACGTTGAACGTTCTAAATTGTATGATCAAGAAGATAAAGAAAGATTAATTAAAAAACCAGAAGCATAG